The Brienomyrus brachyistius isolate T26 chromosome 7, BBRACH_0.4, whole genome shotgun sequence DNA segment attcatttctatggtgaaaacatgatgaccttaacccctacccagccctagcgtttttacttttttgagtgcattcacagatctttgtggggatccgAAAAATGGTCCAACACTCTCTCCATCTTCATCAACACATTGGGATTCAGTACTTACTTGCACTGAAGAGGACAATGACACGGTAACATGTCAAGGGAAAATTTATATTCGTATAGCTCCAAGCATCGTCCTGTGGGGGGAATAAACAATGTGGAGGTAAAGAACCACAATAAAAGCACAGGGAAGTGATCCAACGGGGATGCAAAAAAAGAACAAGAATTAGCAATTGTTAGCCTTTTCCACGCAGTGAGAACATAAGCCACCAACGCAGTGTAAAAGTGTAAAGTTTTATGCTTACGAGTTGTGGATGAGCTCAAATTGCATTTTGGGTAATTCATCCCCGGGGGAACTGCAAACTCCCAGTGACTGCATCCACAGTCATCCATAATACTATACTGGGCACATGAGCGCTTGCAGGCCTGGGAGGCAGCAGGGAAAGAACAGTGGGTGAGCAAACTGGCTAAAATCCATCGTAGGGAGAACCGTCTATATCCATGTAGACTACGTACCTCCCTGGTGTATTTTGAGCCATACAGATCATGGTAGTAATTGGTAATGCCCTCTCCATCGGTACAGTTGCTTCCATATGGATGCTTCAGTCGTCTAATTCCAATCTAGCATGGTTAAACTCCAAAAAATGATTTTCATCTATCACACTGTCATTGGTCTGGATACAAAGAtacatgtgagtgtgtgtgtgtgtgtccatgcgtGTATGCATGAATTAACCATAATGCTTCATATTTCTTAGATGTTacattataattaaaaaaatatatgaattaTTGCAATGTGTGTAGTGGTACTACAAAAACATTCAAAAATGTttagatttttaaataaatgtctgtTAACCAAAAATGTATGGTGTATATTATGTCAACATAATGCTGATAAATCTTTGAGCGTCGTCACCCTTGTGATGCCGATGTCCGTCTCGGTTCCCGGTGGGATGTTGACGCCCTCGTCCTCTGGGAAGGGCGTGGCATGCTGGTCATGAACCAGCAAGCGGATGCCGGCGGAGTGGGTGATGTCCCTGACATATTCAGTCTGCTGGATGAACAGCTCCATGTGAAGCCCTGTGGGAGCACAGTGGGGCCCCCGGTGATCACTTACCCTTCCCTGTCACATTCTCCCCATTTAACCGCACCTCCCCCAATTTAATCCACTGGCACTGGAGAAACCAGCTTCGTCAAAGCTCAGGCGGTGAGCATAATGATGATATTGATTCTGATGAAGAGAAAGGATGGTCTAGAAGACTGATGGCGCATCAGTGATTTATTGTCCCCCTACAACTCACTTGGTGTCACACTATCTGAAAatcactcccccccccttttattgtGGGTTGCTGTTTACCATATGAATTAAGTAAGAGATTCTGCTAATATATGGTTTTATCCAATATTGCAATTTGCTTGAAGAAACTGACGGAGTGGATGACTAATTCAAGGCCTCAGTCTGCAAACTAATGAAGAACTATggtagagtgttattattatctaTAGCGAAAACTAGATCTATAGGAAATCATTTTTGTAAGCTGAAATAACATACAGtatgaaaataaacattttaaatgacaACTAAATGAAAATGATAAATATCGCTTCCAAAACTagctgaaaaaaaattaaaaaaccaTGAAATACTTTccgtaattgtttttttttaatattatttagtcaaaataatgatttgtttacccgcgacccaataggataagcggtttggaaaatggatggatggatttgtttaTCTTTTCTCCTTGATGGAAATCATTCAAGGAAACATAGTCTGGTGTATAGCCTTTAGACGATCATTAATAATACCTGGAACATTATTTTCCCATTTCCAGGACATTAGTACATAATGTTCACTGTGTATTCATGTGATTCTCTAAGGATCCAACACGTAAAACAGCTCTACAAGTTTCAGTCTAACCCTAAAAGTAAAAATTCTAAAACTCTAAAAATTGAAACTAAAAAACAAAATGGGAATATATCATTTAAATAAAGCttataaaaactaaataaaaccaCACTGAAAACTAAACTGAATGTCTGAGGATCTTTCCATACTCACCGTATGTGAATCCCGCTTTGGTGGTGTTCAGTGGCACGCCGTTGATGGGCTTCCCCCGGATGTCTGTGTTCTTGTGAGAGTTGAACGTGTAACAGTTCCCAAACTTGTAGTTGACAAACCCTGAAAAGAAACTTATCGTAGAGGATGGAATACAATAAGCAAGAAAGAACCATTTTAATCtataattacaaaatgcagGAATTATTAGTCAGCAAACCTTACAATTTATATTTACGAACAATCATACGTTCAACATTCTGGTATTTCTATGGTACAAAAATAATTTGTGTTTACTATAATTTTTAGTGTGGTGTAAAAGTCCCACTTGTTACGCTTTACCTATGCATCATTAGTCATGTCTTTAACCTGTGTTTGCACACAAGTTTGTTTTATGTTTGTTCTGTTTGTCTTATGTCTTTACTATCTGCACTATTACTATATATGCACTGAGCTACCATGCTGCTCTTGAGAAGGTCCACTGATGTGGTGCTTACCTGGTATTGCATGGTCGCCCATGGTAGGTACAAAATATCAGCATGTCCTCCAGCTGGTGTCCCATGTCCAGTTTCTCctcttctgaaagcctgttgAACTCTGAGGCGAATTTGTTGGAGAAGAAACCACAGCGGTTGGCATCCCTGGCAGAGCTGGAGAAGCTAGTCCTGTTCCACTGCTCAGAGAGGCAGAAATCCTACAGGTTAGAAGAATATCAGACAGAGCATCAAAATAGGAAAATGTCACCTCTTTTCAAGTGCCAAGATAATTACGGTTAACATGAAGACAAGCTTTACTTTCAGTCCTATAAAGTTTCTGATGTTCTTCTTGTATTGGAACAATTCCTATAGAGTTTAATTATCTATTTTAATTAGCTGTTGTGCAACTGCAGGACAGAAACACGGAGAGCAGCTGACCGATAAAGTGCTGTTCAGAGCAAAGTTCTTTTCCAAAGCCGTCCGTCTCAAGCTGTTGAGGTTGCAGATGGTGACAGCGGGGAACATGAGCTTGGAATTGGAGATCAAAGTGATCTTCTCGTGCGATGGGTAGCTATAAAAGGTCATGACCATCTCCATGCACTGCCAGAAGGCACAACAAAATGCGAAGATGACTAATAAGGCCCATAGCCAGCGCCGGAACCAGTGCCGAGCCCGGAAAATGTTCGGGATCCCGTGTGCCGTGGTGTGCTGGATGTCAGACCTGATCTCCAGCAACAAAGCCTTTGCTCTCGGTTTGTTCTTATGTGGCATAACTGTGAAGAAGAAGCAGGAAAGGTCAAAGCAGACAAGCTCTTGTGAAATGGACTCGGAAATCTCAGAAAGATCTCAGACTGTTCTGGAACCAGATCATCCACAAAATGACCAAGCTGCAAAGCTCAACAAAAGATATAAATATGTCACTTGGGACTGACCACAGGTGTTGGGGAGGCTGGGTAATCCATGTAATTCCACTTTGCATTAGAGGCGAGTCCATAATGAGGAGATTTTTTTGTTCCTGTTAGATCAGACCAACCTGCTTCCCTTAATTAGTCACTGACATTTGGGGCTGTGTAAGTTAAAACTGGTACAGAGACGGAGATCTATCAAAAGGACCAAGTCATGGAAGATTCATGAATAAGTGCTTTGGAACGAATGTCAAGTAAAAAAGCAATACAGAGATTGTCGTGATCAGTATGTCACCATTTGAAAATGGTTTTTCTCATCTGCAGTCAGGGAGCATGATGAACGTGCTAAGGGCCCCTAGCTGCTATCTCCCATAACATGAGACATCAGTGGTCCAGTGTCACGCAGAGAGGCATCACAGTCCAGCTGCACTGAAAAAGATGGGTGGAAGCGTGTCGAATGTATCAGAAGTGACCACCCACTCGAAATGAGCGCTTACATTCTCTAGTCCATTTCTGCTGTCGATCAGGTTGTAGTAGGTTATTACATTCTTGCAAAAAGAATTCACAACCTAAGGAAAAGAGCTTGATTATTGTCTTGATGCCTACGCAAACCTTGGACATTATTTTGTACCTGTAATATGTGACACTGAGCTTAAGGACCTGACATTTGTGCTGATTGTCTCTCATCCCTTATTCCTCCAGTGAATTCACAATCCATTTTGAGGTTTTCCTAGTGCTGCTCATCTGTAGCCCGTGCAATGGTGGTGTCCTCAAGATACCGCTGGGCTGCTGGCTCCCACTGGGGCAGTATTTCTCAGCCCAGtacttggggacccccagatggtccacgtttttgttggaccaggttgagaaacactgctctggaGAACCTCACCCATTGCCCCTTGATAGTTAGGTAAAATGCTACCCCAAACAAGAACCCATTGGCGATGGTAGAAGCCTTTTATTGTATTGTTTAGGAAGATCTTCTTCCATGTCCATCTGGAGGTAGGCATGGCTAAATACACTTTTGAAAAGCACTGTTCCCCTAACAGTCTGGTAAAACGTCCGTTACTTCTAAGTAGGAGATAGGATTCAGACTTCATCACAGGATTTTTCGAGAGTTTGTCCCTGCCTAATCTGACTTGTCACTCCAGTCTACTTTGTAAAACATCCGGTCTGTCCAGATGATCAAACTCCTTTGTATTCCCTTAAAAATGATTGCATAATACATTATTCAGTTCATCGGCAAATTCATGATGTTCGGATATACTATCTCCTGTCATGATTACACTTGCGGAATCTTAACGATTCAGCAATCAGTAATGGCTTTGGCGAAAAATGCTGGAAGATATTAAAGCTTTTGTCAGCCAGTCTGTCTGTGGCAATCAAACTACACAAAAGGCTATATGCTTTGACTTGCTATTGTACTCGAGTGCACAGAGACATCTAACTCTATccaaaataactgatgatgccATGCATGATGACAATCATCTTCATTGTGCATCACTCCTAACATAGATATACCATATGCACTGAATGTCTAAGCAAGTGAACTGTAGAAATATCCTTTAATCTGCAAACTGAtggtgaattaaaaaaaaaaagttaaatgacCTGGAATAAAACATGTGGCCGAGGAGCTGCTTCTCTATCTTTATGTAAACCTTTAAAAGGGTTCCATTCATAACAGCCAGTTTCTTACATGagaatccttaatgcttatgtCTCTAAAGAATCCGTGGTGAAAATTCCCTGAAAAACACGTAACCAAAAAAATACTGAATACCACTTTAAAATCAAACACGAAAACATCTCAGCTAAGTATATCTTTATTTTACACTTGTTCCCATAACAACATAAATGACATTCATTCAATCATATTCTACATATCACATTAGGGTTTTtaataagcaaacaaaaacaaagaaacgaACCTAAACATGGCAGATTTTGCATTGCTCATTGCACCACATCACAATATTCTCTTTTACAAAACAGATCTAGGTTGATGCTTAAGTACAGATATGTTTTGCTACACAGACATTTCGGTTCCACTTGTTAGCTAAAGGAGGTTTGACTTGAGACTTTTTCCACCAAATGTCTGCACATCATGAGAGTCACATGTCAGCCAGTAATCAGGGTTAAGTCCAAACAAGCATCATGCCAGTCATTTTTAAGCAGTAGTATGGAAATGTTTCAGAAGGATGTTCAAAAGGATGAAAGTTCACTCATCTATAGTCTATGCATTGCTTGCATGTAGATCAAACTGTTATCTAGACACAGTAAAGCAGCATTCTTATAGATTAGCTGCCTAGATGATTAGATTATTATGGGATGTGTATCTGGGTGGTGATTTCACTAAACATTTAaatttgtgttttggggtgaTGGACAGGCTCCAGAATACAATCCTGGGCTGGTGAGAGTATATGAAAGTAAATGAAGCTCTGTCTTTAATTATAAAGGCCAAACCATCATGGTATCCTTTCTGGTCATGCCACGTTTATTCTACAATGCACATAAAATCTGTGCACATTTTACATAATTGTTACCAAGCATAAATAACATTTTGAAAGGGAGGGAAGTCATTCCGTCAAAAACTAAAGGCGAGCATAACATTACCgggaaacagaaatgaacagGAATTCCGTACTGAAAAGGAATTTAAGACCAACTAAGAGAAGTGCAATTTAGTCATTTCAGTAAACGGATTCCCCTTCCTTCTGTCCAAGTCCTCCCTGAGAGGtaaacataaaatgaaaagtcaaCCAGTTCCCCCACCCACAGCTCCCCCTAGGGTTTGGGGTAGCCCCTGCCCCTTTGAAGTCTAACAATCGGTTTCATGCGATATAAGGCAACAGTGACGGCCGAGGCGAAATTCTAACAGCAGAGGGGGGATAAAAGTGTTTTTCTGGGTTTTTCCTCCCCATAAAAATACTGGACATTGTCAGACAAGAATCTTAAAGCAAGGGAATCCCTCAGGTGCATGaaaattatttatgtaaattaggcaTTATGGTCAAACAGCATTTCCACAATTtttcataaaacaaaaacacgTCCTAAACGAACCAATAACGCCAGGGCATATTTTACCATCAGTTAAGAAAAACTGACTGCATCTGATTGactgacaaagaaaataaaacatggtTAAAGAGAGTTAATTTTAAAGTGCTTAAGTGTTATTCAACTACATTAGTTAAATCTACACACCATGAAGTGAAGTAAACAGCGGCCTTGTTTTTGCAGTGCAGTGAGTACAAACACTGATAAGGGGATTACATCTCCTGCTATACCATTCCATACACCTCATCCTTGGCTAGTCCGGATGCATCTGAAAAGTCACCATGTTTTCGGTAGTCAAATTTACACAAAGAGCTCAAGAAATTTCGAGCTCTGCAATGAAACTAAACGATTTAACTTAAAGAAACTTGTTAATGCCGCACCTGCTCTCCATGCAGTGTCTACAAAACAGGTCCATTTAAAATGTTCTTCAGgaggtataaaaataaattattgaCAATTGTTATCTCAACAACTGCTCTTGACAATTCAGACCGATAAGGCAATTTCCTCTCTTGTATTATATTTGTCCACTTTATAGTCATACAAGTTTGGCTCCATGCAACAGGAATAGGGATATGTGCCTTAAACGGATTaaagaaaataatttaaatggaaACCTAACAAACGAATTCAAAATGGTTTCTCTTCAGGGAGAGTGATAAAGTATTAATGCAAATACAAGAGAAAGTGTTTATATATTAGGGGAATTTTTAGTTAAACTAAGATGACCAAAACAAAAGCAAACCGATCCTTTGCACTTTGTGTTTTGTATTAATATCCTTATAACCAGCGTGGTTGATCAACACTGCCACCCGCTGGGAGGCACTGGCACTGCATACATTGAAGTTGCTGAAAGCTTGAATAAGCAGCCACTTAGCAGCACAGACTCAAAAAATAAGTATCCTCCCTCCTAGGAAGTGTTACCACTGTAACCTTTTGCAGCCTTTACatcacatgcatttttattgtTAAATATATAATATCAGGGCCCTGCAGTGACTTGGAGTTAATGTGGTTCATTTCTTGATgattaaaatacaattaaagtTGAAAAAACACTAGAAATAAATAAACTAGAAGCAGGTGTGATGATTACTCCTCTTCCTCCAGAGCAGTGTCAGTTATCTTCCCCCACTCCCTAGTCTCTGAAGCTGCCCACCCTCCACTGGATTCCCACTGATGAGATGGCTGTGCAAATGCTCAGGGGAGGGGGTAATTGATCCAGGCTTGTCCCATATGTCCCTTAAACTCCTGAAAGAGCCCCACTGTGGATCTGCTGGCCTTGACTTGTTATGACGCTGCACCAAGGGTCACCTTCAGGTTCTCGTACACCACGTAGCTGATGCTGACCGCTGGGATGACCTTCATGAAGTTGGGGGCGATGCCCCTGTAAAGCCCAGTCACCCCTTCTGTCCGCACAATATGCCTGAAAAGTCCAGTCATGGTCATCTGAGGTCCGCTCTCCAAGGAGGCTAGCGCGGGGAGAAGATGCAAGGGGTTGCAACAACTGGGGTATTCAgccattatttttattattaccatGAGGACTGTAGGGAATCTGGCTTACCTTGTGCCTGCATGCGGGTCCGGACCAGCGCCAATGGGTAGCTGGCCAGCTGGCCGCACGTGCTGGAGGTGGTCCCGCAGGCCAGTAGGACAAACACACCAGGGTCGGCGCTGTCTGTGGCATACCGCTGCAGCCATGAGGTCTTCAGTGTCTGAATGGGGGGTTCATAAGGACAGAGGAGACCCAGCGTAATACAGCAAACGTCTATGACCAAGTTCAGTAATGTGAAGAGGCACTCTAATACTGAATGGCCAAGTTAAAAAGAACTGTTATATGAATTCATGGTTAAATGGCTGAACATTGCAGCGACTTCTTCATGATGGAAAATAATGACGACGAAATGGAGTAATGGACTAAATGGGACCCAGCGCAGCTCGCTGCTCACCTCGTACACGGCCAGGTCAATACCCGCGTAGGGAATGATGCCCAGCATGTTGGGAATGTAGCCCTTGTAAAACGCCGTCAGTCCCTCTTTCTGAAAGATATGCTTGGCACAGTCTACGATGCCAGAGTACTGGCCAGTCCTCCGCAAGGCCAGGCGGGTCTTCAGGACCTGGCAAGGAAACAAACGTTCGTGGTCATTCCAGAGTAGTCAAGAGGCAGGACAGACCGGACTGAACCCACCTACTTCTGGGCCACGATCTACTCACCTCCATTGGGTATATGCTGCTCTGAGCGATGGCTCCTGCCAGGGAACCGGCGACCAGTCGCTCCATGATCCCAAGGGAGTCCTGCTTGCTTCCCAACAGGCGCTTGATCTAAGTCGGGGGCAGCAGCTAATCAGGGCATGGGAGGCAGGGAGGTGGACTCAGGGGAGTAAAAACCGGGGTATGTGTTACCTGCTCATAGGCCATGAACTTGATGGCAGACTCGGGAGCGATCTTGATGACGTTGATGCCATTCCCCCTCCACAGTGAGCGCAGTCCGCCCTCTCGGATCATCTGGGTGAAGCCTCCAGTCATGCTCATACTGTTACGCCTGGAGGCGTGGACCTGATACACAAAGGGGGTGGAGGGAATAACACATGAGCAATgtccaaaaaaacatgcaacattttcattttaaaacatcggGATAAATGATAATATCCATTAGTCCAACACAGACTGAAACAGAGAGAATTGAAACTGAATCGTAAATCTTGTTATCCTGCTTC contains these protein-coding regions:
- the LOC125746391 gene encoding amiloride-sensitive sodium channel subunit gamma-like, whose translation is MVMPHKNKPRAKALLLEIRSDIQHTTAHGIPNIFRARHWFRRWLWALLVIFAFCCAFWQCMEMVMTFYSYPSHEKITLISNSKLMFPAVTICNLNSLRRTALEKNFALNSTLSWNRTSFSSSARDANRCGFFSNKFASEFNRLSEEEKLDMGHQLEDMLIFCTYHGRPCNTSFFSGFVNYKFGNCYTFNSHKNTDIRGKPINGVPLNTTKAGFTYGLHMELFIQQTEYVRDITHSAGIRLLVHDQHATPFPEDEGVNIPPGTETDIGITRIGIRRLKHPYGSNCTDGEGITNYYHDLYGSKYTREACKRSCAQYSIMDDCGCSHWEFAVPPGMNYPKCNLSSSTTRRCLELYEYKFSLDMLPCHCPLQCKEELFDLTVSGSQWPATAYLDKFSSNLRNKGEQLRAIADNQQKIRDNLLKVVVYYQKMNYEHISEEPSITDIDLFSNVGGLVGLWVGVSLCTLAEFLEIVINVVLTMARSCLGTSTQGPPPPALMMESPAI
- the slc25a25b gene encoding calcium-binding mitochondrial carrier protein SCaMC-2-B isoform X6 → MLLEICRSALRWLSGAGGASCDPEGELVTRSYRTGEEEENKQGGLGSEPRSDPPARSAESLEAGKRTAVLIMVTPPPDFQQKIVKAGDKDLDGQLDFEEFVHYLRDHEKKLRLVFKSLDKKNDGHIDSQEIMQSLKDLGVHISEQQAEKILKRIRRGHIWAPIAYMDKNGTMTIDWNEWRDYHLLHPADNIPEIILHWKHSTIFDVGESLLVPDEFTAEERKTGMWWRHLVAGGGAGAVSRTCTAPLDRLKVLMQVHASRRNSMSMTGGFTQMIREGGLRSLWRGNGINVIKIAPESAIKFMAYEQIKRLLGSKQDSLGIMERLVAGSLAGAIAQSSIYPMEVLKTRLALRRTGQYSGIVDCAKHIFQKEGLTAFYKGYIPNMLGIIPYAGIDLAVYETLKTSWLQRYATDSADPGVFVLLACGTTSSTCGQLASYPLALVRTRMQAQASLESGPQMTMTGLFRHIVRTEGVTGLYRGIAPNFMKVIPAVSISYVVYENLKVTLGAAS